One Fretibacterium sp. OH1220_COT-178 genomic region harbors:
- the dtd gene encoding D-aminoacyl-tRNA deacylase, with translation MRAVVQRVLRASVSVEGETVSQIGPGLCVLLGVGDGDTEEDADWLAEKLVNLRIFEDDEGRMNRSLLDVGGAALLISQFTLYGDCRKGRRPSFVAAAAPDEGRRLYDYFVRRVEACAVKTACGVFGAHMGIELLNDGPVTLILDTRK, from the coding sequence ATGCGGGCGGTGGTTCAGAGGGTTCTGCGGGCGAGCGTCTCCGTGGAAGGGGAGACGGTCTCGCAAATCGGCCCTGGGCTTTGCGTGCTTCTTGGGGTCGGGGATGGGGATACGGAGGAGGATGCCGACTGGCTCGCCGAAAAACTCGTCAACCTGAGGATATTCGAGGACGACGAAGGACGGATGAATCGGTCGCTCCTCGACGTCGGCGGAGCGGCGCTCCTGATCTCCCAATTCACCCTCTACGGGGACTGTCGCAAGGGCAGGCGCCCTTCCTTTGTGGCTGCCGCCGCCCCCGACGAGGGAAGGCGGCTGTACGACTATTTCGTCCGGCGGGTCGAGGCCTGTGCCGTGAAGACGGCTTGCGGGGTTTTTGGTGCTCATATGGGGATCGAGCTCTTGAACGACGGGCCGGTCACCTTGATTTTGGACACCCGCAAATAA
- a CDS encoding MBL fold metallo-hydrolase translates to MQYKRFPLGGLWTNGYLFWDEKGRAFFVDPGGEAREVLDFVGDKGLELKAVLLTHGHLDHIVGVRDFLPFVGGEIYISTGDAGMLRHPPEAMQVALRMRCDGVADFHEVSEGMELVVGDLRIEVLETPGHTPGGVCYLIREGDESILVSGDTLFAQSVGRTDLPGGDQAKLDDSLRRLSSLPDALRVLPGHGPETTIGKERRHNPFWPV, encoded by the coding sequence GTGCAGTACAAGCGTTTTCCGCTGGGCGGACTCTGGACCAACGGCTATCTTTTCTGGGACGAAAAGGGGCGGGCATTTTTCGTCGACCCCGGCGGAGAGGCCCGGGAGGTCCTGGATTTCGTCGGGGATAAAGGGCTGGAACTGAAGGCGGTGCTCCTGACGCATGGGCATCTGGACCATATTGTGGGCGTGCGGGATTTTCTGCCCTTTGTTGGCGGCGAGATCTACATCTCGACCGGTGACGCCGGGATGCTCCGCCATCCCCCGGAAGCGATGCAGGTTGCCCTCAGGATGCGCTGCGACGGTGTTGCGGATTTTCACGAGGTCTCCGAGGGCATGGAGCTCGTGGTGGGGGACCTTCGCATTGAGGTTCTGGAGACGCCGGGACACACTCCGGGGGGAGTGTGTTATCTTATACGGGAGGGCGATGAAAGCATCCTGGTCTCGGGGGACACCCTTTTTGCCCAAAGCGTGGGAAGAACCGATCTGCCCGGCGGGGATCAGGCCAAGCTCGACGATTCGCTCCGGAGACTTTCCTCGCTTCCGGACGCGCTGCGAGTCCTTCCGGGTCACGGTCCGGAGACGACGATCGGAAAAGAGCGTCGTCACAATCCCTTCTGGCCAGTCTGA
- the mreB gene encoding rod shape-determining protein translates to MFKYLSGILGLDVGIDLGSANIVVYVKEKGIVLSEPSTVAVRKLPRGGGLEVIAVGREAKAMAGKTPAGVEAIWPLQDGVIANFDMTEELIRYCLRRAKGGGSFMAHPRVVISVPAEVTEVERKAVVDATLGAGASEAYVVDEPISAALGVGLPIDKPRGCMIIDVGGGTSEVSVISLGGIVVTSSLRTAGKVMDNAIVAMLRQRYALLIGETTAEEVKNTIGSALPLSPELEMAVKGRDLSDGLPKVDTVSSVEVREALDPIFLGIEDMVKVALEKTPPELAKDIVDQGIVLSGGVALMRGFAERLSRAINTPVIVAEKPLYSVALGVGKILDNLGAMRRVLMSVERGSR, encoded by the coding sequence ATGTTCAAGTACCTATCCGGAATATTGGGGCTTGATGTAGGAATAGATCTGGGATCGGCAAATATCGTGGTCTACGTCAAGGAGAAGGGAATCGTGCTCAGCGAGCCCTCCACGGTTGCGGTGCGCAAGCTGCCGCGTGGGGGAGGGCTCGAGGTCATTGCCGTGGGGCGCGAGGCCAAGGCGATGGCGGGAAAGACGCCTGCGGGGGTCGAGGCGATATGGCCTCTGCAGGACGGAGTTATCGCGAACTTCGACATGACGGAGGAACTGATCCGCTATTGTCTGCGCAGAGCCAAGGGGGGCGGCTCCTTCATGGCCCATCCGCGCGTGGTCATCTCCGTCCCGGCCGAGGTCACGGAGGTGGAGCGCAAGGCCGTGGTGGACGCCACCCTCGGTGCCGGGGCCAGCGAGGCCTATGTCGTGGACGAGCCCATTTCGGCGGCATTGGGCGTAGGGCTGCCGATCGACAAACCTCGCGGTTGTATGATCATCGATGTAGGAGGGGGAACGAGCGAGGTCTCGGTGATCTCCCTCGGGGGCATCGTCGTGACGAGCTCCCTCAGAACTGCGGGCAAGGTGATGGACAACGCCATCGTGGCCATGTTGCGCCAACGCTATGCCCTTCTGATCGGCGAGACGACGGCCGAGGAGGTCAAGAACACGATCGGGTCCGCATTGCCCCTGTCCCCCGAGCTGGAGATGGCCGTCAAGGGGAGGGACCTCTCCGACGGGCTGCCGAAGGTCGACACGGTATCCTCCGTCGAGGTTCGCGAGGCCCTCGATCCGATCTTTCTGGGGATCGAGGACATGGTCAAGGTCGCGCTTGAAAAAACCCCTCCCGAGCTGGCCAAGGATATCGTCGATCAGGGGATTGTCCTCTCCGGAGGGGTCGCCCTCATGCGCGGTTTTGCGGAACGGCTCTCCAGGGCGATCAACACCCCCGTCATCGTGGCGGAGAAACCCCTCTATTCGGTGGCCCTGGGGGTGGGCAAAATTCTGGACAATCTGGGGGCCATGCGCCGGGTCCTGATGTCCGTGGAGCGAGGGTCCCGCTGA
- the mreC gene encoding rod shape-determining protein MreC, whose translation MLDRRQTLEWIHGLTALILGLVLLGVGSSLGVSKKVVDLLGGILSVPEYPAVRLRGFLVDWWGWAQNKTALQREIERLKDENAKFRILEAAVANERIRADLDARMDEARITLRAPMSWWNEVRIDKGEKDHISVGLPIFQNGYLVGRISSVSLLSSWAELLTSPSLMIPVVIEETRELGVVVGDGNGSVLLNYIPAGRGNMAGMKISTALIGEQLPPGLPVGWIKEELESTGDGYATYRVEPGADLSRFYGVSILKPTAGGR comes from the coding sequence ATGCTTGACCGGCGCCAGACCCTCGAGTGGATTCACGGCCTGACGGCTCTCATCCTGGGGCTAGTGCTGTTGGGCGTGGGCTCGAGCTTGGGCGTATCCAAAAAGGTCGTGGACCTGCTGGGAGGGATTCTTTCCGTCCCGGAATATCCTGCCGTGCGTTTGCGCGGTTTTCTGGTGGATTGGTGGGGCTGGGCTCAAAATAAGACGGCACTTCAGCGCGAAATCGAACGCCTGAAGGACGAGAACGCGAAGTTTCGAATTCTGGAGGCCGCGGTGGCGAACGAGCGTATTCGTGCCGATCTGGATGCGCGAATGGACGAGGCCAGGATTACCCTGCGGGCCCCCATGTCCTGGTGGAACGAGGTGCGCATCGACAAGGGGGAAAAGGATCACATCTCCGTCGGGCTGCCGATATTTCAGAACGGCTATCTCGTGGGACGCATCAGTTCCGTGTCCCTTCTTTCCTCGTGGGCGGAACTTCTGACCTCGCCCTCCCTGATGATTCCCGTGGTGATCGAGGAGACTCGGGAGCTGGGGGTGGTGGTCGGGGACGGGAACGGTTCGGTTCTGCTCAACTACATTCCTGCCGGGAGGGGCAACATGGCGGGGATGAAGATCAGCACGGCCCTGATCGGAGAACAATTACCGCCGGGGCTCCCCGTCGGCTGGATCAAGGAGGAGCTGGAGTCCACGGGAGACGGCTATGCAACCTACCGCGTCGAGCCCGGCGCGGATCTCTCCAGGTTTTACGGTGTCTCCATTCTGAAGCCGACGGCGGGGGGGCGCTGA
- the mrdA gene encoding penicillin-binding protein 2, giving the protein MPEIRDLLDDRLKMLLGGIFLSLLILLGGLYFFQIFHGDKYVRLAYNNRLRLIRFSAPRGEIFDRHGVPLAVNETTFSIMGYPLDLNTTEKLERLSGILTRHGIPMTVEALERTIHQQRWAPYRVIRLVPNLTMPQMAALVADPEFPRELFPLSVWRRTYPAGALAANILGYVGEISEEELKASSGGEYSGGDLIGKSGIERSYEAELRGLAGEEALEVDARGRRVRTLDSRVAIKGEDLRLTLDMGVQKLAVELLAGHKGALVAMDVKTGAILALASSPTYDNNPLAWGVSGREWRDITRDPAKPMLDRSIAGVYPPASTFKALVALAALEENVATTSTSFFCGGALRLPSRTFRCWRRSGHGTVNVLSALQHSCDVYFYQVGLKLGIDRLLKWCREFRLGEPTGIDLPGESSGTIAGPEWKKRRFKENWYQGDTINYSIGQGYLLLTPLQVARIYAAVANGGKLVSPFLCDRAYREPVDMGIGRESLSIVQKGLDYVVRKGTGARAGKFGVTVAGKTGTAQNAHGDDHALFAGYAPADDPKYVAVVVIEAGKHGSSVASPIVGELLAHILSHPAGEGENQGD; this is encoded by the coding sequence ATGCCTGAAATCAGAGATCTGCTCGACGATCGTCTGAAGATGCTGCTGGGGGGAATTTTTCTCTCTCTGCTCATCCTCTTGGGCGGTCTCTATTTTTTTCAGATTTTTCACGGCGACAAATACGTGCGTCTGGCCTACAACAATCGGCTGCGGTTGATTCGCTTCTCCGCCCCCCGAGGGGAAATTTTCGACCGGCACGGGGTCCCTTTGGCCGTCAACGAGACGACGTTCAGCATCATGGGCTATCCTCTGGACCTCAACACGACGGAGAAGCTGGAACGGCTCAGCGGCATCCTGACCCGCCACGGCATACCGATGACAGTGGAGGCCCTCGAGAGGACGATCCACCAGCAGCGGTGGGCTCCGTATCGCGTGATTCGCCTCGTCCCGAACCTGACGATGCCGCAGATGGCGGCGTTGGTCGCCGACCCCGAGTTCCCCCGCGAGCTGTTCCCTCTTTCCGTGTGGAGACGGACCTATCCCGCCGGAGCCCTGGCGGCGAACATCCTGGGATACGTCGGGGAGATCTCGGAGGAGGAACTCAAGGCCAGTTCGGGAGGAGAATATTCGGGCGGAGACCTGATCGGCAAGAGCGGCATCGAGCGATCCTATGAGGCCGAGCTGCGCGGGCTTGCCGGGGAAGAGGCGCTGGAGGTGGATGCCCGGGGGCGCAGGGTGCGTACTTTGGATTCCCGGGTTGCGATCAAGGGAGAGGATCTGCGGCTTACCCTGGACATGGGGGTCCAGAAGCTGGCGGTCGAATTGCTTGCGGGGCACAAGGGGGCCCTTGTGGCGATGGACGTCAAGACGGGGGCGATTCTTGCATTGGCCTCCTCGCCGACCTACGACAACAATCCCCTGGCCTGGGGAGTTTCCGGCAGGGAGTGGAGGGACATCACACGGGACCCCGCCAAGCCGATGCTGGACCGGAGCATCGCGGGGGTCTATCCCCCCGCATCGACGTTCAAGGCCCTTGTCGCTCTGGCCGCCCTGGAGGAAAATGTCGCTACGACCTCGACGTCCTTCTTTTGCGGAGGGGCGCTTCGGCTGCCCTCCCGGACGTTTCGTTGCTGGAGGCGCAGCGGGCATGGTACGGTCAACGTGCTTTCGGCTCTGCAGCATTCCTGCGACGTTTATTTCTATCAGGTGGGGCTGAAGCTCGGGATCGATCGCCTGCTGAAGTGGTGCCGGGAATTTCGGCTGGGTGAGCCGACGGGCATTGACCTGCCGGGGGAGTCCTCGGGAACGATCGCGGGCCCGGAGTGGAAGAAGCGGCGCTTCAAGGAAAACTGGTATCAGGGGGATACGATCAATTATTCGATCGGACAGGGGTATCTTCTCCTGACGCCCCTCCAGGTGGCCCGTATCTACGCGGCGGTCGCCAACGGAGGCAAACTGGTCTCGCCCTTTCTCTGCGACAGGGCCTACAGGGAGCCCGTGGATATGGGGATCGGCCGGGAATCCCTTTCGATCGTCCAAAAGGGCCTGGATTATGTCGTTCGTAAAGGAACGGGTGCCAGGGCGGGCAAATTTGGGGTGACGGTCGCAGGAAAGACGGGGACGGCGCAGAATGCTCATGGGGACGACCACGCCTTGTTCGCCGGTTACGCTCCGGCCGACGATCCCAAATACGTCGCCGTCGTGGTGATCGAGGCGGGAAAACACGGCAGCAGCGTCGCCTCGCCGATTGTCGGAGAGCTCCTGGCTCACATCCTGAGCCACCCTGCCGGCGAGGGCGAAAATCAGGGGGATTGA
- a CDS encoding septum site-determining protein MinC yields the protein MEHKGVEVQDRSSPIRMKGTGYGIRMLLPEFPSEEDLLDLLQRIPPQAYIFPIGEGVVLDFQSRPCSEELLVKILQSVVWPRGFKVLAWLSTDSRTRERLRNAGLRTDEPSSVLSSVAAVSERPETLVLYNSLRSGQNIEARGDVILWGHLHVGAEILAAGSVVVAGRLKGLVHAGSEGREDVYVLAGSFETSQVRVGHRLCYADNSMSWWQKPVLITLEEERVVVRESSFTSGMN from the coding sequence ATGGAGCACAAGGGTGTCGAAGTACAGGATCGGTCCTCTCCCATTCGGATGAAGGGGACGGGCTATGGTATTAGGATGCTCCTTCCCGAGTTCCCTTCCGAGGAGGATCTGCTGGATTTGTTGCAGCGGATTCCCCCGCAGGCCTATATTTTCCCCATAGGAGAGGGCGTGGTTCTGGACTTCCAATCCAGGCCTTGCTCGGAGGAGCTGCTGGTCAAGATTTTACAGTCCGTGGTCTGGCCGAGAGGCTTTAAGGTCCTGGCTTGGCTTTCCACGGACAGCCGGACCCGGGAGCGCCTGCGCAATGCGGGGCTGAGGACCGATGAACCCTCCTCCGTCTTGTCGTCCGTGGCCGCCGTGTCCGAGCGTCCGGAGACGCTGGTCCTCTACAACTCGCTGCGCTCCGGACAGAATATCGAGGCTCGCGGTGATGTTATCCTATGGGGACATCTGCATGTCGGGGCGGAGATTCTCGCCGCCGGCAGCGTCGTCGTTGCGGGGCGGCTCAAAGGACTTGTGCATGCCGGCAGCGAGGGCAGGGAGGATGTCTACGTCCTGGCCGGTTCCTTCGAGACCTCGCAGGTGCGGGTGGGCCATCGGCTTTGTTATGCCGACAACTCCATGAGCTGGTGGCAGAAACCCGTCTTGATCACCCTTGAGGAGGAGAGGGTGGTCGTCAGGGAAAGCTCGTTTACGAGCGGGATGAATTGA
- the minD gene encoding septum site-determining protein MinD yields the protein MGARIIVVTSGKGGVGKTTSTANIAVALAKSGKKVVAVDADIGLRNLDVVMGLENRVVFNFIDVIEKNCRLNQALVRDKRVENLFLLPAAQTRTKDAVNTEQMMELCALLRPDFDFVLLDCPAGIEGGFKNAAAGADEALVVTTPEVPSVRDADRIIGMLESMGKSPIRLIINRFRANMVQDGDMLAREDILDILSIKLIGIVPEDDGVIKSSNRGEPLTFGLNSPAAQAYANIAERLQGRDVPLMELDVGGARGFLSQIKRFFRLR from the coding sequence TTGGGAGCTCGAATCATAGTGGTCACCTCCGGTAAGGGAGGGGTCGGAAAGACGACGTCCACTGCGAACATAGCGGTTGCCCTGGCAAAATCCGGAAAAAAGGTCGTCGCCGTCGATGCGGACATCGGACTGCGCAATCTGGACGTCGTTATGGGACTCGAGAACAGGGTCGTCTTCAACTTCATCGATGTCATAGAGAAAAATTGTCGTTTGAATCAGGCTTTGGTGCGGGACAAAAGGGTGGAAAACCTCTTTTTGCTCCCCGCCGCCCAGACGCGCACGAAAGACGCCGTCAATACGGAACAGATGATGGAGCTCTGCGCCCTTTTGAGGCCGGACTTCGATTTCGTGCTCCTGGACTGTCCCGCGGGCATCGAGGGAGGATTCAAAAATGCCGCCGCGGGGGCCGATGAGGCCCTTGTGGTTACGACGCCCGAGGTTCCCTCCGTCCGGGATGCGGACCGGATCATCGGAATGCTCGAGTCCATGGGGAAATCCCCGATCCGGCTGATCATCAACCGTTTTCGTGCCAACATGGTGCAGGACGGCGATATGCTGGCGCGAGAGGATATCCTCGATATCCTCTCCATCAAGCTGATCGGCATCGTCCCCGAGGACGACGGGGTGATAAAATCGTCAAATCGCGGCGAACCGCTCACCTTTGGCCTGAATTCTCCCGCCGCTCAGGCGTATGCCAACATTGCCGAGCGTCTTCAGGGGCGAGACGTCCCTCTCATGGAGCTGGATGTAGGCGGCGCGCGAGGTTTTCTTTCTCAGATCAAGCGCTTTTTCCGTTTGCGCTAG
- the minE gene encoding cell division topological specificity factor MinE, translating into MEFLKRLFGGGTCDSAQRARDRLRIVLIHDRTDISPQLLENLRMEMIGVLTKYMDIDTNKIELDLDRDEQAVALVANIPVLRIKRGGGAAEEELPARPSSRPEGERSGKKKHR; encoded by the coding sequence GTGGAGTTCTTAAAAAGACTGTTCGGGGGAGGGACCTGCGATTCGGCCCAGAGGGCCAGGGACCGCCTTCGTATCGTTCTGATACATGATCGTACCGACATATCCCCGCAGTTGCTCGAGAATCTCAGGATGGAGATGATCGGGGTCCTGACCAAATATATGGATATCGACACGAACAAGATCGAGCTGGATTTGGACAGGGACGAGCAGGCCGTGGCCCTCGTGGCGAACATCCCCGTTCTGAGGATCAAACGGGGTGGAGGAGCGGCGGAGGAAGAGCTGCCGGCCAGGCCGAGTTCCCGCCCCGAAGGGGAGAGATCCGGCAAAAAGAAGCATCGCTGA
- the rodA gene encoding rod shape-determining protein RodA produces MVMETPYLSIFKEDVAELDRILIGCVLLLVGCGLLCVFSAGAGRLGRGWDFALRQTLWMVGGCFAMFFVVAVGYRRLLNAAYPIYLMTLFLLFLTVLLAPRIKGAQSWLSLGFFRFQPSEFAKISLILVLSKWLSRYPPLNLRAFLGGLGVAAPAVLLVLAQPDAGSALVYIVITFGMLFIAGTPLRYLGTLAGCGLALTPFLWFFLKEYQKLRLLVFLDPTRDPLGAGYNVIQSRIAVGSGGFWGKGFMNGMQSKLRFLPEPHTDFIFSVYSEEFGFWGTSLLLFLFALLFFRIIAAGLRSRDRRCKILVSGVAVWIWFQMFESIGMSIGLMPVTGLPLPFLSYGGSALLAVFIALGLVGSVYVDSAKRFLF; encoded by the coding sequence ATGGTGATGGAGACCCCCTACCTTTCGATCTTCAAGGAGGATGTTGCCGAACTGGACCGCATCCTTATCGGGTGTGTGTTGCTTTTGGTCGGCTGTGGTCTGCTCTGCGTGTTCAGTGCCGGGGCAGGCCGGTTGGGGCGTGGCTGGGATTTTGCCCTTCGCCAGACCTTATGGATGGTGGGGGGCTGCTTCGCGATGTTCTTCGTGGTCGCCGTGGGGTACCGAAGACTGCTGAATGCAGCGTATCCCATCTATCTGATGACGCTGTTTCTTCTGTTCCTCACCGTTCTCCTGGCCCCCCGAATCAAGGGGGCGCAGAGTTGGCTTTCGTTGGGCTTTTTTCGTTTTCAGCCCTCCGAGTTCGCCAAGATCTCCCTTATCCTGGTCTTGTCGAAATGGCTGAGCCGTTATCCTCCTTTGAACTTGAGGGCTTTCCTGGGGGGGCTGGGGGTGGCGGCGCCGGCGGTTTTGCTGGTGCTCGCCCAGCCGGATGCGGGAAGCGCCCTGGTCTATATCGTCATCACCTTCGGGATGCTTTTCATCGCCGGTACTCCTTTGCGGTATCTGGGGACGCTTGCGGGATGCGGTCTCGCTCTGACGCCTTTTCTGTGGTTTTTTCTTAAGGAGTACCAGAAGCTGAGGCTGCTCGTGTTTTTGGATCCGACGAGGGATCCCTTGGGGGCGGGCTACAACGTCATTCAGTCGCGTATCGCGGTAGGATCCGGCGGCTTCTGGGGCAAGGGGTTCATGAACGGGATGCAGAGCAAGCTGCGCTTCCTTCCGGAGCCCCACACCGATTTCATCTTCAGCGTGTATTCCGAGGAATTTGGCTTCTGGGGGACCTCTTTGCTCCTGTTTCTCTTCGCCTTGCTCTTTTTTCGCATCATCGCTGCAGGCCTCAGAAGCCGCGACCGGAGGTGCAAGATCCTGGTGTCCGGGGTAGCCGTCTGGATCTGGTTTCAGATGTTCGAGAGCATCGGGATGAGCATCGGCTTGATGCCGGTCACGGGGTTGCCCTTGCCCTTTCTGAGCTACGGTGGAAGTGCTCTCCTTGCCGTCTTCATCGCCCTGGGGCTTGTCGGCAGCGTCTACGTCGACAGCGCCAAGCGTTTCCTTTTTTGA
- a CDS encoding TIGR03960 family B12-binding radical SAM protein: MVFPEFDGPMWPLLAQVSRPSRYCGSEWRPYTPLPWDDAKGTLRVCLAFPDVYEIGMSYYGFQLLSAFLRKEGHLVDRAYCPWIDMESLLRRHGLPLHSTEQGRPLRDFDVLGFTLQHEMGYTNILTMLDLGGIPLRSEDRCSSDPIVIAGGPGALVPEPIAPFIDLFCVGEGEAMLPELLSLLRDTRGEPRESRLKACSRLQGIYVPSCFDEARDRPVRRQLLESFEEAFLPEALVVPSVAVVHDRAALELFRGCSRGCRFCQAGMVCRPVRERGRESVAKSIVDLVERTGWEEAGLLSLASCDYSDIEGLIDALNGPLSERNVKLSLPSLRMDGFSIGLAERLQKLRRGGLTFAPEAGTQRLRDVINKGFEEESIFACLEEVFARGWDRVKLYFMMGLPTETEEDLDGIVRLAQSALALARRNGRKRATVAVSVAGFVPKAHTPFQWERQNTVEEFREKGRYLKGQVRDRSVSLKYHEPEQSFLEGVLARGDRRVADVIERAWRMGARFDGWSETFDLTRWLDAFDFHSLAPETFTREREESEPLPWDRIDSRVTRDFLIRERRRAYASRTTVDCRSGCASCGLGCHGTEASS; this comes from the coding sequence ATGGTCTTTCCGGAATTTGACGGGCCGATGTGGCCCCTGCTGGCGCAGGTTTCGCGCCCCTCCCGTTATTGCGGCAGCGAGTGGAGGCCCTACACCCCATTGCCCTGGGACGACGCGAAGGGGACCCTGCGCGTCTGTCTCGCATTTCCGGATGTCTACGAGATCGGAATGAGCTATTACGGTTTTCAGCTTCTTTCCGCATTCCTGCGGAAGGAAGGCCATCTCGTGGATCGGGCGTATTGCCCATGGATCGACATGGAGTCCCTTTTGAGGCGTCATGGGCTTCCGCTCCATTCCACGGAACAGGGACGTCCGCTTCGCGATTTCGACGTGCTGGGCTTTACCCTTCAGCACGAGATGGGCTACACCAATATCCTGACGATGCTGGACCTCGGGGGCATCCCTCTTCGGTCCGAGGACCGTTGCAGCTCGGATCCGATCGTCATTGCCGGCGGTCCCGGGGCTCTCGTCCCCGAGCCGATAGCTCCCTTTATCGACCTTTTTTGCGTAGGGGAGGGGGAGGCAATGCTTCCGGAACTCCTGTCCCTGCTTCGGGACACTCGGGGGGAGCCGCGTGAATCTCGTTTAAAGGCGTGTTCGAGGCTGCAAGGGATTTATGTTCCCTCCTGCTTTGACGAGGCGCGCGATCGGCCGGTCCGGCGTCAGCTCCTGGAATCCTTCGAGGAGGCGTTTCTCCCCGAGGCGCTGGTCGTTCCCTCCGTGGCCGTGGTCCATGATCGGGCAGCTCTCGAGTTGTTTCGGGGCTGTTCGCGCGGCTGCCGCTTCTGTCAGGCGGGCATGGTCTGTCGCCCGGTCCGGGAGCGGGGGCGGGAGTCCGTCGCGAAATCGATCGTGGATTTGGTGGAGCGGACGGGCTGGGAGGAGGCGGGGCTCCTCTCCCTGGCCTCCTGCGACTATTCGGACATCGAGGGGCTCATCGACGCGCTGAACGGCCCCCTGTCCGAAAGGAACGTCAAATTGAGCCTGCCCAGCCTGAGAATGGACGGATTCTCGATCGGTCTGGCCGAGCGGCTCCAGAAACTTCGCCGGGGAGGTCTGACCTTCGCTCCGGAAGCGGGGACCCAGAGGCTTCGCGACGTCATCAACAAGGGTTTCGAGGAGGAGTCCATCTTCGCTTGTCTCGAAGAAGTTTTTGCCCGCGGTTGGGATCGCGTGAAGCTCTACTTCATGATGGGACTGCCCACCGAGACCGAGGAGGATCTGGACGGAATCGTGCGCCTGGCTCAGTCCGCTCTGGCCCTGGCGCGCAGGAACGGAAGAAAGCGCGCGACCGTCGCCGTCTCGGTTGCGGGGTTCGTTCCCAAGGCCCACACCCCCTTTCAATGGGAGCGCCAGAACACGGTTGAGGAGTTCCGGGAGAAAGGACGCTATCTCAAGGGACAGGTCCGGGACCGATCGGTGTCCCTGAAGTACCACGAGCCCGAGCAATCCTTTCTCGAGGGGGTTCTCGCGCGGGGAGACCGCCGTGTGGCCGACGTCATCGAGAGGGCGTGGCGGATGGGGGCGCGATTCGACGGGTGGAGCGAGACCTTCGACCTGACGCGCTGGCTCGACGCTTTCGATTTTCATTCCCTGGCGCCCGAGACGTTCACACGCGAGAGAGAGGAGTCGGAACCGCTGCCGTGGGACCGTATCGATTCCAGGGTGACCCGGGATTTCCTGATTCGCGAGCGCAGGAGGGCCTACGCTTCGAGGACCACGGTGGATTGCCGGTCGGGCTGTGCCTCCTGCGGGCTGGGATGTCACGGAACGGAGGCCTCCTCGTGA
- a CDS encoding TIGR03936 family radical SAM-associated protein, translating into MSVRVRLFYEKRGGACFVPHVALAQLFTRAACRAGLVPVMTAGFSPHAKVSFGPELPAGVVALMEPVDIHLEAVSDDLIERWNGAMPDGFRIRGVQFPPEGAPSLGKECGAALYWLRSFVLTDANLAERARAHYGDAVLSAEIGAGESGMANGVSLVLSSPARNGIGGWVKAMIASGALAGWQEINVVRVAIGSWDGTKIELPGRPAL; encoded by the coding sequence GTGAGCGTCAGGGTGCGTCTTTTTTACGAGAAACGAGGGGGGGCTTGTTTTGTCCCTCATGTGGCTCTGGCCCAGCTCTTTACGCGTGCGGCCTGCAGGGCTGGCCTGGTGCCGGTGATGACCGCCGGCTTTTCGCCCCACGCAAAGGTCAGTTTTGGCCCGGAGCTTCCGGCCGGTGTGGTCGCACTGATGGAACCTGTGGATATCCATCTCGAGGCGGTGTCCGACGACCTGATCGAGCGATGGAACGGTGCGATGCCCGACGGGTTCCGTATCCGCGGAGTCCAGTTCCCTCCGGAGGGTGCGCCCTCTCTGGGAAAGGAGTGCGGGGCCGCGCTGTATTGGCTGAGGAGCTTCGTCCTGACGGATGCTAATCTGGCGGAACGCGCTCGTGCGCACTACGGGGACGCCGTCCTGAGCGCCGAGATCGGTGCTGGAGAGAGCGGCATGGCAAACGGTGTTTCCCTTGTGCTCTCCTCGCCCGCACGGAACGGCATCGGCGGCTGGGTCAAGGCGATGATTGCGTCCGGGGCGCTGGCCGGTTGGCAAGAGATCAATGTCGTCAGGGTCGCCATCGGATCCTGGGACGGAACGAAAATTGAGCTGCCGGGTCGGCCTGCCCTCTGA